The Seriola aureovittata isolate HTS-2021-v1 ecotype China chromosome 16, ASM2101889v1, whole genome shotgun sequence genomic interval TGAAGAAGAAAGGACAGTAGTTACAGGTCTACAGAGACCATGGAGGGTGGAGACatggtggaggagagaaaatggatCTTTAGGCTTTGAAAGCAGCTGGACTACAGGATTGTAGTGAACTATTAAAACCAGAGGGGGCAGCAGAACAACGTAAACGACCCCAGCTGGCGTAAGACCCcaaagaagaaaatgagcaaGATGGCGGCTGAACGGGATCCCCGTGTGAGCACAGCCCCGCGCTCCTCTCTCAGTGCCTCTGATGAACAACCCGGGAGAGCCGccagagcctgtgtgtgtgtggataaatCTGTCTGACCGGACCGTCTCTCTCAATGAGCTCATCTCCCGGTTTCCTACAGAGCTACTGgagttagcttagcatgttagctgGAAGCAGCCCGGCGGGGACGgagcgcagcagcagcacagctggtcagagtgagtgtgtggtggAGAGCAGGGTTTGTTAGTGACGgggggaaagtgtgtgtggttgtgtgaacATGTCTGAAGTCCACATGCTGAGAGCTGTGGTGAAGCAGAGACTGACTGCGGGCGGAGCGGCGGGAGAGCGGCCGTACTCTGCGCTTTACGGTAACAGCGCCGCCGGAAGCTGCTGACTGCGGTCATCAACACTGAGGAGCCACACGTCCTCGTAACATCACCGCTGTTGAaccataataaaatgtttttgatgctGCCAATCTCTAATGAAGGGTGACACTGTAATAGATAATACAACTTCACGGTAAATATGGGAGACAAACTCCTCTGTGAACGAAGCCAGAGAGGATCCTGACAGATACTAGACCTGAGGCTGGTGTTGGCACATGAGAGTAATACAAACAAAGCAGATAATgtgtgatatatttttatataaagtcTATGGTGATAATAAGCTCATAACACAGATGCACCCTGGTGACCTACAGGTTAAGGCACCAACCATGACCCAATCCAGGTCAACCCCCAGGTCCCATCATCTCTAAACACAACACCCCAGCAGAAATATGTTATATAACAACTATTTATTGATTAAGCTCCTTTTATTACATTGAAGAACTTGTGACTGAGACGTGTTCTGAGACGAACATGgtacagttgaaaaataaacttataATCAACCATTTTAGCATATTTGTATAAAGGCCATATTTAGCTGATATATCATTCCAGATGATTACACATCTCAGGCTTTACGTGACATAAAACTGTACCATCACTTATCTGATTTACATACAGTTATTACTCACTTTTTTGGTCTTTTACTGACATGCATTAATAATAGATAAAACTATTAATATCAGTCATGGAAATCTTAATCAAACTCATCTTCACAGCTGATGTGGTGTGATGTGAAAATAGTtatccacagtgtgtgtgtctgtgtttcactcTGTCCTGCAGACGTCCAGCAGCTGAGtaaagaggagcagcaggagtggagctccagtctggaccaggaggaccaggaggacccagaGCCCCCACACattaaagaggaacaggaggaactctggaccagtcaggagggagagcagcttcaAGGACTGGAGGAGGCTGATATCACCAAGTTCACATTCACTCCTGTCCCTGTGAagagtgaagatgatgatgatgatgatgatgatgatgaagagaaagCTCAGTCCTCACAGCTTCATCAGAGTCAGACTGAGGAGAATAGAGAGGCAGAGCCTCCAGCCAGCAGCTCAACTGAACACATGGAGACAGAAGCTGATGGAGAGGACGGTggaggaccaggaccagacagGAACTCAGATCCAGACAGACATTTACAACCTGTTAGTGAAGACAAAACTTCAGACTCTTCTGAGACTGATGTCAGTGACAATGATTGGACCAAGACCAGAGGACCTCAGTCTGGTTTAAACTCTATGAAGAATATTGTACATAATACTGACAAGGGATCATATATTTGCTCAGAGTGTGGTAAAACATTTGGCCTAAAGACAAATCTGAAAAGACACATGAAATGtcacacaggagaaaaaccattCAGCTGCTCATTCTGTGATAAAAGTTTCAATCGGAGAGAACACTTGATTGCTCACATGAGGTGTCATTCAGGAGAAAAACCTTTCAGCTGTTCTGTTTGTAACACAAGTTTTAGTCATGGCTGGTCTTTGGATAAGCACATGAGAGTCCACACCGGAGAGAAACCATTTTGTTGTTCATTTTGCAGTAAAAGCTTCAGGCAGCGCTCAGACTTGGTGGCACATTTTAGAATtcacacaggagaaaaaccttTTTCCTGCTCAGAGTGTAACACCAGCTTCACTCAGCGTCACACTTTGGTTCAGCACATGAGGATCCATACTGGGGTGAAACCTTTTGTTTGCTCAGTTTGCGGAAAGAGATTCTCACGAAAGGGACATCTAACAAGACACATGACGGCTCACACTGGGGAGAAACCATTCAACTGCGGTGTTTGTGACAAAGGATTCACATGGCAGTCACAGTTTAAAAGACATGAGTGTAgtggagagagcagcagcagtaaatgaagctgtggagCGACAGTTTAATGTTTCTTACTGCCCATCTTTTGATTGACATGAGTGTTGAAGGGTTAGAGCAAGAACAACATGAACGTATAAGAATGTGTAACATAATAAATGGTCCCCGAGAAATTAGTTTTGGTTTCCTGTTCGTTCGATCAGACCTAATCATAAACACCAAAGACATTGGTGTGCCGAATTATATGTCACTGTTCTGTACCTCACTAACTtcaacaaacaagacaaactggTTTctaaaaatcataataatccaataattcTTTTCCAAACACTTGACAACCTTGTAAATCCAGCTCCAAACACTTTTATCACTTCATTATCAAAATGTGAAGAGTTCACTGCAAATTTTCGACACAAGACTAAAAAAGATCAGGTTGGACCTAAATGTGCACGAGCCTGTCTTTGGACACTTCTCCTCTACCTCAGACTGCTGTGAATGATCTTGCTGCTGTTGACAAGAGAAATACTTAAGAAAGAAATAATGCCACTAAAACCCTCCACCTGCTCACTTATCTCCATCCCCACAGTCTTTGTAAGGCTGTGTTTGATTCTTTAGAGGATGAAATCCTGACTTGTACTTTCTCCTAGGAACTGGAAACTGCTGTTGTGAAACTTCCTGAAGAAAAGGAACCCTGATAAAACCTTGATTTCAAATTTTTCCTTCTTAAATAAAATTGCTCAGAAATTAGTATTTAAACAGCTAAATGTTTACCTACATCTCAGATGTGTATTTGACAAGTTATGATCTGGCTTTTGTCCTCACCACAGCACCGAGAGGGTGCTGGTTAAAGTACTGAATGAGCTGAGACTGATTAAACTCATTAAACTATCAGTATTGGTACTTTTAGACTTAAATGCATTTGATACAGTCGATCATGATGTCCTTATTAACAGATAACAGAACTGTGCTGGCCTCTCAGTTTTAGACTGTTTAGACTAGTTTTAGACTTTTCTGTCTCCATCGGTCTGTTGGTCTGTCTCGGCGAACGCTAGCATAACGTGGGGTTCCTCAAGGCTCGGTTCTGGGACCGTGTGGTTCAGTCTCTGGATGATGCCACTGGAAAGATCATCAGAGAACATGGCATTAATTTTCATGGCTATTGTGACGATACATAGCTGTACAATTTGTTATCACCTAATGACATCAGCCCTATTGATAAACTAATTCAATGCATTGATCATGTCAACTCTGGGATGGTAAAGTATGGTTAGAGAATCACTTCCAGCGCTATTTCCTCTTAGCCTTCCAAATAAATGCTGAACTTCTGAGCATTACAGTAAGTTCTGTATCTGAAAAAtcagaactaaaaaaaaatagaaatgtataaatggaaaaaaaaaaaaataaattgatacATTAAGGTAATTTAATCCACTGGATTGTTGAGGCCAGTATTAATATTGAAGAATTTAGCCCTTgtaaacatgcaaacatatcattaaaaaatattttatgaggATACCAAATTGTTTAAAAGAATTATAATGTATTATGTGAGCAGgatgttttacatttgtgaaaTTAACTTGTCATTGCTCTGTAATGAgtatgagaaaaagaaaactgcaatATGATGATTAACTGGAATAAGTGTgaacaataaaaacaggattttataAGAAAGACAGATCACTGATGAACAATGTGACGGAATTGACTGCACcagcaacattttttaaagtcttttatttagcatgtaataataacaacaaggCTAGATAAACAATCTGCTTTGTGTATATAATAATGCCACAACAAAAGACATCTATAATAATTGTAATGTTTTAAACGTCCGTTTAGATCTTGGACTTTTATTTAGAAAGTCAGCAATCAAATATCACCGGAAACGTTTACCGTCACAGCTGGTACCTTTACACAGGTACTGTATAACATCTGGTGAGTATAAAGAGCCGTcagagcatctgtgtgtgtgagtaaagATCTGACCGGACTGTTTCTCTCAGCTCATCTCCCGGTTTCCTACAGAGCTACTGgagttagcttagcatgttagctgGAAGCAGCCTGACGgagcgcagcagcagcacagctggtcagagtgagtgtgtggtggAGAGCACAGATGTTAGTGAcggagtgtgtgtggttgtgtgaacATGTCTGAAGTCTACAAGCTGAGAGCTCTGGTGAAGCAGAGACTAagtgcagctgctgaagagaTCTTTGTTCTGTGTGAAAGAACCATAGCGGAGTACGAGGAGGAACTATGTCGTTCAGAACAGGAGAACCAGCGGCAGCAGAAACTACTGGACACTGTTTTCAGCCCTCAGGTTCTGTTGCACAGACCAGGTTAGTTCTCCTCATATTCCCCACCTGTTCACAATCAGTTTATAATCTACCCCATATTTTGAACTTAATTGTTTGATAATGTAGGATAGAACTGGACCAGCTTCAGGTTCTTGAAGAAGTTGCACCAGTTCTTACAGCTTACCATCAGTCAGGTGACCTAATCACTCACGTGATGGGTGGAGGTGGGCAGTAA includes:
- the LOC130184370 gene encoding gastrula zinc finger protein XlCGF57.1-like isoform X3 yields the protein MLAGSSPAGTERSSSTADVQQLSKEEQQEWSSSLDQEDQEDPEPPHIKEEQEELWTSQEGEQLQGLEEADITKFTFTPVPVKSEDDDDDDDDDEEKAQSSQLHQSQTEENREAEPPASSSTEHMETEADGEDGGGPGPDRNSDPDRHLQPVSEDKTSDSSETDVSDNDWTKTRGPQSGLNSMKNIVHNTDKGSYICSECGKTFGLKTNLKRHMKCHTGEKPFSCSFCDKSFNRREHLIAHMRCHSGEKPFSCSVCNTSFSHGWSLDKHMRVHTGEKPFCCSFCSKSFRQRSDLVAHFRIHTGEKPFSCSECNTSFTQRHTLVQHMRIHTGVKPFVCSVCGKRFSRKGHLTRHMTAHTGEKPFNCGVCDKGFTWQSQFKRHECSGESSSSK
- the LOC130184370 gene encoding zinc finger protein 599-like isoform X1 encodes the protein MSEVHMLRAVVKQRLTAGGAAGERPYSALYDVQQLSKEEQQEWSSSLDQEDQEDPEPPHIKEEQEELWTSQEGEQLQGLEEADITKFTFTPVPVKSEDDDDDDDDDEEKAQSSQLHQSQTEENREAEPPASSSTEHMETEADGEDGGGPGPDRNSDPDRHLQPVSEDKTSDSSETDVSDNDWTKTRGPQSGLNSMKNIVHNTDKGSYICSECGKTFGLKTNLKRHMKCHTGEKPFSCSFCDKSFNRREHLIAHMRCHSGEKPFSCSVCNTSFSHGWSLDKHMRVHTGEKPFCCSFCSKSFRQRSDLVAHFRIHTGEKPFSCSECNTSFTQRHTLVQHMRIHTGVKPFVCSVCGKRFSRKGHLTRHMTAHTGEKPFNCGVCDKGFTWQSQFKRHECSGESSSSK
- the LOC130184370 gene encoding gastrula zinc finger protein XlCGF57.1-like isoform X2, which produces MLAGSSPAGTERSSSTAGQNVQQLSKEEQQEWSSSLDQEDQEDPEPPHIKEEQEELWTSQEGEQLQGLEEADITKFTFTPVPVKSEDDDDDDDDDEEKAQSSQLHQSQTEENREAEPPASSSTEHMETEADGEDGGGPGPDRNSDPDRHLQPVSEDKTSDSSETDVSDNDWTKTRGPQSGLNSMKNIVHNTDKGSYICSECGKTFGLKTNLKRHMKCHTGEKPFSCSFCDKSFNRREHLIAHMRCHSGEKPFSCSVCNTSFSHGWSLDKHMRVHTGEKPFCCSFCSKSFRQRSDLVAHFRIHTGEKPFSCSECNTSFTQRHTLVQHMRIHTGVKPFVCSVCGKRFSRKGHLTRHMTAHTGEKPFNCGVCDKGFTWQSQFKRHECSGESSSSK